A window from Candidatus Baltobacteraceae bacterium encodes these proteins:
- a CDS encoding enoyl-CoA hydratase-related protein, which produces MPNAPFENILVESDGFVATITLNRPAVLNALNARVLGELSLALLELERNLDVRAIVITGSGEKAFAAGADIGELNALPNAVEGAEKARVGQAVTLQIERLRKPVIMAINGFALGGGCELAMAADIRIASENARFGQPEVNLGLIPGYGGSQRTTRLVGRGMAMYLCLTGEMIDAQEALRIGLVQKVVPLAELLETARKIAHTIAAKAPLAIEACKRAINGGAHLALPDALELEALEFGTLVNTDDFKEGTSAFLEKRKPNWKSK; this is translated from the coding sequence ATGCCTAACGCGCCGTTCGAGAACATCCTGGTCGAAAGCGACGGATTCGTCGCGACGATTACGCTCAATCGGCCGGCCGTGCTCAACGCCCTCAACGCCCGCGTGCTCGGCGAGTTGTCGTTGGCGTTGCTCGAGCTCGAACGCAACCTCGACGTGCGCGCGATCGTGATCACCGGCTCGGGCGAAAAAGCCTTCGCCGCCGGTGCCGATATCGGGGAACTCAACGCGCTGCCGAATGCGGTCGAAGGCGCCGAGAAAGCGCGCGTCGGTCAAGCCGTCACGCTGCAGATCGAGCGATTGCGCAAACCAGTGATTATGGCGATCAACGGCTTCGCGCTCGGCGGCGGCTGCGAACTTGCGATGGCCGCCGACATTCGGATCGCGAGCGAAAACGCGCGCTTCGGTCAGCCCGAAGTCAACCTGGGCCTCATTCCCGGCTACGGCGGCTCGCAGCGCACGACGCGCCTCGTGGGGCGCGGCATGGCGATGTATCTCTGTCTGACCGGCGAGATGATCGACGCGCAGGAAGCGCTGCGTATCGGCTTGGTGCAGAAAGTCGTTCCGCTCGCCGAGCTTCTCGAAACCGCGCGCAAGATCGCGCACACGATCGCCGCGAAGGCGCCGCTCGCGATCGAGGCCTGCAAGCGCGCGATCAACGGCGGCGCGCATCTCGCGTTGCCCGACGCCCTCGAACTCGAGGCGCTGGAATTCGGCACGCTGGTCAATACCGACGACTTCAAAGAAGGCACGAGCGCCTTCCTCGAAAAGCGCAAGCCCAACTGGAAATCGAAATAG
- a CDS encoding 3-hydroxybutyryl-CoA dehydrogenase, protein MEIRKVGVCGAGLMGNGIAQTAASAGFDVVLMEVADAPLQRGLAAIGKSLDKFVEKQKLGQAERDAAFARIKATTDVRDLKDCDLVIEAIVENVAIKVDLFKTLDELLAPDAIVCTNTSSLCVIELGAKTKRPNRVAGLHFFNPVPLMKLVEVVKTIATTQDVVDSLFVFARKLGKEPILAKDTPGFVVNRLLVPYLLYAIRVYEEGLASKEDIDKGMKLGCGYPMGPLELLDFVGLDTTYYIAQIMFDEFKDPMMAPPTLLKRMVLAGQFGRKSGKGFYDYA, encoded by the coding sequence GTGGAGATTCGCAAGGTCGGGGTCTGCGGTGCCGGGCTCATGGGCAACGGCATCGCGCAGACCGCCGCGAGCGCCGGATTCGACGTCGTTTTAATGGAGGTTGCCGACGCGCCGCTGCAGCGCGGCTTGGCTGCCATCGGAAAATCGCTCGATAAATTCGTCGAGAAGCAAAAACTCGGCCAAGCGGAGCGCGACGCCGCGTTCGCACGCATCAAAGCAACGACCGACGTTCGGGACCTTAAGGACTGCGATCTGGTCATCGAAGCCATCGTCGAGAACGTCGCGATTAAAGTCGATCTCTTCAAAACGCTCGACGAGTTGCTCGCTCCCGACGCGATCGTCTGCACGAACACCTCGAGCCTGTGCGTTATCGAACTCGGGGCCAAGACCAAGCGCCCCAATCGGGTCGCCGGCCTGCACTTCTTCAATCCGGTTCCGCTGATGAAACTCGTCGAAGTCGTCAAGACGATCGCCACCACGCAGGACGTGGTGGACTCGCTGTTCGTTTTCGCGCGCAAGCTCGGCAAAGAGCCTATCCTCGCGAAAGACACGCCCGGTTTCGTGGTGAATCGCCTCCTCGTCCCGTATCTGCTCTACGCGATCCGCGTCTACGAAGAGGGCCTGGCGAGCAAAGAAGACATCGATAAGGGCATGAAGCTCGGCTGCGGATATCCGATGGGCCCGCTCGAACTGCTCGACTTCGTGGGGCTCGATACGACCTACTATATCGCGCAGATCATGTTTGACGAGTTCAAAGACCCGATGATGGCACCGCCGACGCTGCTCAAACGCATGGTTTTGGCCGGCCAGTTCGGTCGCAAGAGCGGGAAGGGCTTCTACGACTATGCCTAA
- a CDS encoding Cof-type HAD-IIB family hydrolase: MRFDLIALDLDGTLLDSKEQVSPRNRQAIRAALDAGIRIVLVTGRGVDTPIRISKELGLNLPVICAHGALTKDFGANRTLGHIPVPIQYAKAMVEYAEGHGLSIAIYAEEKFYRLEGSKLFMDDMTGPTWQQVKTFGDVMHSAPTFLRFLGEESVAAMRREFGDLPLHFKYETWHDFVECAVTSRDATKARALARLCADFQITPDRVLAVGDSRNDIPMLRWAGLGVAMGNALPEVREAVRYVTGTNDEDGVAIALERFALADGPRSEKRSA, translated from the coding sequence ATGCGCTTCGACCTTATCGCCCTCGATCTCGACGGCACGCTCCTCGATTCCAAAGAGCAAGTCTCGCCCCGTAACCGCCAAGCTATTCGGGCCGCGCTGGACGCCGGTATTCGCATCGTGCTAGTCACGGGCCGGGGCGTGGACACGCCGATTCGCATCAGCAAAGAGTTGGGACTAAATCTGCCGGTGATCTGCGCTCACGGCGCGCTCACGAAGGACTTCGGTGCGAATCGTACGCTCGGGCATATACCGGTTCCGATTCAATACGCGAAGGCGATGGTCGAGTACGCAGAGGGTCACGGCCTCTCGATTGCCATCTATGCGGAAGAGAAATTCTACCGCCTCGAAGGAAGCAAGCTGTTCATGGACGACATGACGGGGCCAACCTGGCAGCAGGTCAAAACGTTTGGCGACGTGATGCATTCCGCGCCGACGTTCCTGCGCTTCTTGGGTGAGGAATCGGTCGCGGCGATGCGGCGCGAGTTCGGCGATTTGCCGTTGCACTTTAAGTACGAGACGTGGCACGACTTCGTGGAGTGCGCGGTAACCAGTCGCGACGCAACCAAGGCGCGGGCGCTCGCACGGCTGTGCGCGGACTTCCAAATTACGCCCGACCGGGTCCTGGCCGTGGGCGATTCGCGTAACGACATTCCGATGCTGCGCTGGGCGGGTCTGGGCGTTGCGATGGGCAACGCGCTGCCCGAAGTACGCGAGGCGGTTCGCTACGTGACGGGCACGAACGACGAAGACGGCGTCGCGATCGCGCTCGAGCGCTTCGCGCTTGCCGACGGGCCGCGCAGCGAGAAGCGCTCCGCATAA
- the phoU gene encoding phosphate signaling complex protein PhoU: protein MRTAYHEALESTRLDVVRLGALTGDAIRVSVEALERRDTAAAARVIAGDDIVDDLRRKIEASCIELIWRQQPVAGELREIAAMLEIATDLERVGDYAVDISKHAIKLADVPLRPARVEIDRIASVAHTTLVDAMRAYTERDAELAERVIESDDEVDRLYKRGVKALQEEMQADPEMVKAGTRMLFVLAALERVGDRANNISWHTKGMIGAI, encoded by the coding sequence GTGCGGACGGCTTATCACGAGGCGCTGGAGTCCACACGGCTGGACGTCGTTCGGCTTGGGGCCCTGACCGGCGACGCGATCCGCGTCTCCGTCGAGGCACTCGAGCGTCGCGATACCGCCGCGGCCGCCCGCGTCATTGCCGGCGACGATATCGTCGACGACCTCCGCCGCAAAATCGAAGCGTCGTGCATCGAGCTGATCTGGCGCCAGCAACCGGTAGCCGGGGAATTGCGCGAAATTGCGGCGATGCTCGAAATCGCTACCGACCTCGAACGCGTCGGCGATTACGCCGTCGATATCTCGAAACACGCGATCAAACTCGCCGACGTTCCGCTGCGGCCGGCGCGCGTGGAAATCGATCGCATCGCCAGCGTCGCCCACACGACGCTGGTCGACGCAATGCGTGCGTATACCGAACGCGACGCCGAACTTGCCGAACGCGTGATCGAATCCGACGATGAAGTGGATCGCCTCTACAAGCGCGGCGTCAAAGCACTGCAGGAAGAGATGCAGGCCGACCCCGAGATGGTAAAAGCCGGAACGCGCATGCTGTTCGTGCTCGCCGCGTTGGAGCGCGTCGGCGACCGAGCGAATAACATCTCCTGGCACACCAAAGGCATGATCGGCGCGATTTGA
- a CDS encoding aminotransferase class V-fold PLP-dependent enzyme, which translates to MRQPPLARDLFAVTERYTYLNHAAVGVLPQPTRASLHEFIEGQATGGLMGVLGYELDLPRYRERIGAYVGATGAEIALLRNTGDGANAIASGFPWEPGDEVILPDDEFPSNAWPWVALRSRGVNVRFVERARERMTPGVLRRMLTPRTKVVTVSWVGFADGYRYDLAGLAEVAHANGSLLCVDAIQGLGAFPIDVRASGIDVLYCAGAKWMMALQGVGFLYVRANLLDRLSVAAPGWRSAANMWDFYAYDQPLAQDASRFEGGTPNFIGALSLASSIDVFESAGTDRIASHVLSLTDRLVEGLLRIGCSVQSMRGENCSSGIVTFSADGSDSIALGQALQREGIITTYRANGVRVAPHGYNTEAEIDRLVEAVAACKKEDLCSR; encoded by the coding sequence TTGAGGCAACCGCCCCTCGCGCGCGACCTTTTCGCCGTCACCGAACGCTACACGTATCTCAATCACGCCGCCGTCGGCGTACTTCCCCAACCGACGCGCGCGTCGCTTCACGAATTTATCGAAGGCCAAGCGACCGGCGGTTTGATGGGCGTGCTCGGTTACGAATTGGATCTGCCGCGCTATCGCGAGCGGATCGGTGCGTACGTCGGCGCGACCGGAGCGGAGATCGCGCTGCTGCGCAATACGGGCGACGGCGCCAACGCGATTGCGAGCGGATTTCCCTGGGAACCGGGCGACGAAGTGATCTTGCCGGATGACGAATTTCCCTCCAACGCGTGGCCCTGGGTGGCGCTGCGCTCGCGCGGGGTGAACGTGCGTTTCGTCGAGCGCGCGCGCGAGCGCATGACGCCCGGCGTGCTGCGGCGCATGCTTACGCCGCGCACGAAGGTCGTTACCGTCTCGTGGGTCGGATTCGCCGACGGATATCGCTACGATCTCGCGGGGCTCGCAGAGGTCGCGCACGCAAACGGCTCGTTGTTGTGCGTCGACGCGATTCAAGGGCTCGGCGCGTTTCCGATCGACGTGCGCGCGAGCGGCATCGACGTGCTCTATTGCGCCGGAGCGAAATGGATGATGGCGCTCCAGGGCGTCGGATTTCTCTACGTGCGCGCGAATCTGCTCGATCGTCTGAGCGTGGCCGCTCCGGGATGGCGGTCCGCCGCGAACATGTGGGACTTTTACGCCTACGATCAGCCTTTGGCGCAAGACGCGTCGCGCTTCGAAGGCGGTACGCCGAACTTCATCGGAGCGCTCTCGCTCGCTTCCTCGATCGACGTCTTCGAGTCGGCGGGAACCGATCGCATCGCGAGCCACGTTCTATCGTTGACCGATCGGCTGGTCGAAGGGCTGCTGCGTATCGGTTGTTCCGTGCAATCGATGCGCGGTGAGAACTGCTCCTCGGGAATCGTGACCTTTTCCGCCGATGGAAGCGATTCGATCGCCCTCGGCCAAGCGCTCCAGCGCGAGGGAATTATCACCACCTATCGCGCGAATGGCGTGCGCGTTGCACCGCACGGGTATAACACCGAAGCGGAGATCGACCGGCTCGTCGAGGCGGTCGCGGCTTGTAAGAAAGAAGATCTGTGCTCCCGATAA
- a CDS encoding DUF2249 domain-containing protein: protein MNRPAAITLDARSLAPATKTEQILEAFDKLTLGAILEINEESDPRSLRNETAQLRPGKFSWDARNLGSNRWTVRMERIDETAEGEAFLQHVPPFSSAKASTLKDLASQMSERTFKAGETIFDEGEMWPYLGIVKVGKVILTLLSPDGKTHTLGERLTHDTLNDSGTFDGGGSTTRAEALTDATIVTVPSEAVMHACRNDSELALGFLLAASQGRRRSIDTIADLAFAHVLQRVAKFLLGYSRASVGMTRGLPGVENLSQAQIAAAGTVRDMAARALLRLKNASAVELDRGRVKAIDRARLEAFAHNVQAPPV from the coding sequence ATGAATCGTCCCGCGGCCATCACGCTCGATGCCCGCTCGCTCGCCCCTGCGACCAAGACCGAACAGATCTTGGAAGCCTTCGATAAACTCACGCTCGGTGCGATTCTCGAAATCAACGAAGAGAGCGATCCTCGCTCGCTTCGCAACGAGACGGCTCAGCTGCGGCCCGGGAAGTTCTCTTGGGACGCCCGCAACCTGGGTTCGAACCGCTGGACCGTGCGCATGGAGCGGATCGATGAAACCGCCGAGGGCGAAGCCTTTCTGCAGCACGTCCCGCCGTTCTCGAGCGCGAAGGCTTCGACGCTGAAGGATCTGGCCTCGCAGATGAGCGAGCGCACCTTCAAAGCCGGCGAAACGATCTTCGACGAAGGCGAAATGTGGCCGTACCTGGGCATCGTGAAAGTCGGCAAGGTCATCCTGACCCTGCTCTCCCCCGACGGGAAAACGCACACGCTCGGCGAGCGGCTCACGCACGACACGCTCAACGATAGCGGCACCTTCGACGGCGGCGGCTCCACGACGCGCGCCGAAGCGTTGACCGACGCGACGATCGTGACCGTTCCGAGCGAAGCCGTCATGCACGCCTGCCGCAACGACAGCGAACTCGCACTCGGTTTCTTACTCGCCGCCTCGCAGGGTCGCCGCCGCTCGATCGACACGATCGCGGATCTTGCGTTCGCGCACGTTTTGCAGCGCGTCGCGAAATTTCTGCTCGGCTATTCGAGAGCCTCGGTCGGCATGACCCGCGGTCTCCCCGGCGTCGAGAATCTTTCGCAGGCGCAGATCGCCGCCGCCGGCACCGTCCGCGACATGGCAGCCCGCGCGCTGCTTCGCCTCAAGAACGCAAGCGCCGTCGAACTCGATCGCGGCCGCGTTAAAGCGATCGATCGCGCGCGGCTCGAAGCCTTCGCGCACAACGTTCAAGCGCCGCCCGTTTAG
- a CDS encoding GNAT family N-acetyltransferase, which translates to MRRRRLQARLRNARPNEAGALTELELRSKRSWGYDDVFIEAIRSELILTPVMIARSEVIVAEEGSRAVGFARVTIEGEVATLHDLFVEPDCLRRGIGRLLCMAALQYARDRAATRMLLESDPYAEGFYLQLGAKRVGEHRSSLVPGRTLPVMQFDVVPD; encoded by the coding sequence ATGCGGCGCAGACGCTTGCAGGCGCGTCTTCGTAACGCGCGACCCAACGAGGCCGGCGCGCTGACGGAACTGGAACTGCGCAGCAAGCGCTCGTGGGGCTACGACGACGTCTTTATCGAGGCCATCCGATCGGAGTTGATCCTGACTCCGGTGATGATCGCGCGCAGCGAGGTGATCGTAGCGGAAGAGGGTTCTCGCGCGGTCGGGTTCGCACGGGTAACGATCGAAGGCGAAGTGGCGACGCTGCACGACTTGTTCGTCGAACCCGATTGCTTGCGTCGCGGCATCGGGCGATTGCTCTGCATGGCCGCGCTGCAGTACGCGCGCGATCGCGCGGCTACGAGGATGCTATTGGAAAGCGACCCCTACGCGGAAGGATTCTATCTGCAACTCGGCGCCAAGCGGGTAGGCGAACACCGCTCGAGCCTGGTTCCCGGACGAACGCTTCCGGTCATGCAGTTCGATGTAGTGCCGGACTAG
- a CDS encoding DsbA family protein — MTAPLQLTYYFDVLSQWCHFADKSLDRLRRDFGDRIAVELKIRLLNDGKPIAYTPEQLAAYYRRSKAIAGIETTAAWLHPGDSSLYANCAVEAVRSLGGDVESVRRKLSRAALRDGERVGTFDLACALAARLSGFDEQRLGAAMRETEPLLRKSTAEFYALPVEVVPTFVLRNAIGDTAILSGLFRYGALAAAAREMIDDADAYERYAADHPEIRDL, encoded by the coding sequence ATGACTGCGCCTCTGCAGCTAACCTACTATTTCGACGTGCTCTCACAGTGGTGCCACTTCGCCGATAAGTCGCTCGATCGACTGCGGCGCGACTTCGGCGACCGCATTGCGGTGGAGCTGAAGATCCGGCTCCTCAACGACGGCAAGCCGATCGCCTACACACCCGAGCAGCTGGCCGCGTATTACCGCCGATCGAAAGCGATTGCCGGCATCGAAACGACCGCTGCATGGCTGCACCCCGGCGATTCGTCGCTTTACGCGAACTGCGCCGTAGAAGCGGTACGTTCGTTGGGCGGCGACGTGGAAAGCGTGCGGCGCAAACTCTCGCGCGCGGCGCTGCGCGACGGCGAACGTGTGGGCACCTTCGATCTCGCGTGCGCGCTGGCGGCGCGGCTTAGCGGCTTCGACGAGCAGCGATTGGGCGCCGCGATGCGCGAAACGGAGCCGCTCTTGCGCAAATCCACGGCGGAGTTTTACGCGCTGCCGGTGGAGGTCGTACCAACGTTCGTGCTGCGAAATGCGATCGGAGATACCGCAATTCTTTCCGGACTTTTCCGCTACGGCGCGCTAGCGGCCGCGGCGCGCGAAATGATCGACGACGCGGACGCGTACGAACGCTATGCCGCCGACCATCCCGAGATACGCGATCTCTAA
- a CDS encoding TlpA disulfide reductase family protein: protein MTRGRALDIVALAVIVVVAYKLLIAPRLLHGADALPAPHVTYQTLAGPPFVLTHQRGRVVFLDFFASWCEPCKASLPLVESYARKHPNVEVVPVDVGEPRGVAAAYTRTNHLRSVAIDPGALSSGFFAIDGFPTIVVIDPQGRIRASWTGFNPAVELNMAHAAQTLAGASS, encoded by the coding sequence TTGACGCGGGGGCGCGCGCTCGATATCGTCGCCCTCGCCGTCATCGTTGTGGTTGCGTACAAGCTGCTGATCGCGCCGCGGCTGCTGCACGGCGCCGACGCGTTGCCGGCTCCGCACGTGACGTATCAAACGCTGGCCGGGCCGCCGTTCGTACTGACGCATCAGCGCGGGCGCGTCGTCTTTCTGGATTTTTTTGCGTCGTGGTGCGAACCGTGTAAGGCGTCGCTGCCGCTGGTGGAATCCTACGCTCGCAAGCATCCCAATGTCGAGGTCGTGCCGGTCGACGTCGGCGAGCCGCGGGGCGTTGCGGCTGCATACACGCGAACGAATCATTTGCGCAGCGTCGCGATCGATCCCGGCGCGCTTTCGTCGGGCTTCTTCGCAATCGACGGTTTTCCGACGATCGTGGTGATCGATCCGCAAGGCCGCATCCGCGCATCGTGGACCGGTTTCAATCCGGCCGTCGAACTCAACATGGCCCATGCGGCGCAGACGCTTGCAGGCGCGTCTTCGTAA
- a CDS encoding thiolase family protein, whose translation MATDIRETDIVIVAGARTPFGNFGGVLAELSATDLAVAASEAAIARSGVPKERIDDIVFGNVMQTSADAIYLARHVGLRAGIPVGVPALTLNRLCGSGLQAILTAANSLMLGQTTYALAGGSESMSQAPHVVRGARKGLPLGANVKFEDTLWEALTDSYNGLPMAITAENLAEKYRVSREECDEFALRSQSESLESQSNGYFADEIAPVTVPGPKGSQTVVETDEGPRAGLSMEKLAKLPARFKKGGVVSPGNASGITDGAAAVVLTTVKQAKADGLTWLGRLVSSSVVGVDPDIMGIGPAVAIPKALALAGLGTKDLAVMEINEAFAPQVLACLREMDLRVAGNGMRFNPHGGAIALGHPLGASGARIALTTLRDLRANAGGYGVASACIGGGQGIAAVFTTD comes from the coding sequence TTGGCTACTGACATTCGTGAGACCGACATCGTGATCGTCGCGGGCGCGCGCACGCCGTTCGGAAATTTCGGCGGGGTCCTCGCGGAGCTCTCCGCGACCGACCTGGCCGTGGCGGCCTCTGAGGCGGCCATCGCTCGCAGCGGCGTGCCTAAAGAGCGCATCGACGACATCGTCTTCGGCAATGTGATGCAGACCAGCGCCGACGCGATCTACTTGGCGCGGCACGTTGGGCTGCGCGCCGGTATTCCGGTGGGCGTCCCCGCGCTCACGCTCAATCGCCTGTGCGGCAGCGGCCTCCAAGCGATTCTCACCGCCGCCAACTCGCTGATGCTGGGGCAAACCACTTACGCGCTCGCGGGCGGAAGCGAATCGATGAGCCAGGCGCCGCACGTCGTACGCGGGGCGCGCAAAGGATTGCCGCTCGGGGCGAACGTGAAGTTCGAAGACACGCTCTGGGAAGCGCTGACCGATTCGTACAACGGGCTGCCGATGGCGATCACCGCCGAGAATCTTGCCGAGAAGTATCGCGTTTCGCGCGAGGAGTGCGACGAGTTCGCACTGCGCAGCCAGAGCGAATCGCTCGAATCGCAAAGCAACGGTTATTTCGCCGACGAGATCGCGCCGGTTACGGTGCCAGGTCCGAAGGGGTCGCAAACCGTCGTCGAGACCGATGAGGGCCCGCGCGCCGGACTCTCGATGGAGAAGCTCGCGAAATTGCCGGCGCGCTTTAAGAAAGGCGGCGTCGTTTCGCCGGGCAATGCGAGCGGCATCACCGATGGCGCGGCCGCGGTCGTGTTGACGACCGTCAAACAAGCCAAGGCCGACGGGTTGACGTGGCTGGGGCGACTGGTCAGCTCGAGCGTCGTCGGCGTCGATCCCGATATTATGGGCATCGGGCCGGCGGTCGCTATTCCGAAGGCTCTCGCCCTCGCGGGGCTCGGAACGAAAGATCTTGCCGTCATGGAGATCAACGAAGCTTTCGCACCGCAGGTGCTCGCCTGTCTGCGCGAGATGGATCTGCGCGTGGCCGGTAACGGCATGCGTTTCAACCCGCACGGCGGAGCGATTGCGCTCGGTCATCCGCTCGGTGCGTCGGGCGCGCGGATCGCGCTCACGACGTTACGCGATCTGCGCGCGAACGCGGGCGGCTACGGCGTGGCGTCGGCGTGCATCGGCGGCGGCCAAGGCATTGCAGCAGTCTTCACCACCGATTAA
- a CDS encoding TonB-dependent receptor yields the protein MGAIAGARVRVAIALLLLAFPFCSGAAFAQQRANGEVVIWVTDAATHRPIDNAEVFLLGGDTPQTSLTNAQGELDLREITPGSYRVEVQRGDYDRSDSPEFDVLENARVRVDVALEPALKVIANVKSRPGVTISSTEIGAESAERKVSQSLKGALDKLAGVSVDDTTYGPNSAFNVSLHNHDASQTGYAIDGIRIGGPQQQLLGSAQSLFTGASVSFTPTAGYLGGTINYQTLRPTKQWTYDALGTMGNYGAGTYSFAVSGALSSRLEVAFQHAFDARDSFLSGLRYADQSGIAYEHLGSNQSRGDLLRLNYTFDKRTSAAFSGMLTNASYAHICSDFTTLLPCGYGSIPMTVNRNGFASIRLNSLVGNVQTNLSFGVPFGEFETGQGVRVVGGVAMTPYSSHNTYNGFNFGFDGSLTARRHTDSLDAYESAFRGTSTQTYNGVPSQVDQPIARTSWFGFSDHVKSNDKLALTHSVSLDSGTGAGTALVLSETADWQPAKADVYEASVEAGSAQPVYEGRLALEDPLSADFDCANQSAYVDGSSDPARKQSYLNYTFSWQHSFRGGNVKVSAYRENDGGQPVRASVPIAAEPPGTFPNGLAAYLAGLAGAWSLPTVCGSIPFNAGHVYMTQSLSGLDEINRGFDITARVPLGRNLFALPTYTVGSTFLTTIDPRLQFPGSYYGIGLQLPHKPLRKAGLTIDSILPRRHLELLLNAEFTSINNAGNLPAFTTYNAGLVFRPEVGTITLTESNMFGTDAGLFTRYDRVYPMPVVGGGSFAFSSTPLPPRQWTITYRIPWHQRVARGGTGVGAAKQTP from the coding sequence ATGGGTGCAATTGCCGGCGCGCGCGTTCGCGTTGCCATCGCTTTATTGCTGCTGGCGTTCCCGTTTTGTTCCGGGGCGGCTTTCGCGCAGCAACGCGCGAACGGCGAAGTCGTCATTTGGGTGACCGATGCCGCCACTCATCGCCCGATCGATAACGCCGAAGTCTTCTTGCTCGGCGGTGACACGCCGCAAACGTCGCTGACCAACGCGCAAGGCGAGCTCGATCTTCGAGAAATCACTCCCGGCAGCTACCGGGTCGAAGTGCAGCGCGGTGATTACGACCGGAGCGATTCGCCCGAATTCGACGTTCTCGAGAACGCTCGCGTGCGCGTTGACGTCGCGCTCGAACCGGCCCTAAAAGTGATCGCGAACGTAAAATCCCGCCCGGGCGTTACGATCAGCTCGACCGAGATCGGCGCCGAGAGTGCGGAGCGAAAAGTCTCGCAGTCCCTCAAAGGTGCTTTGGACAAGCTCGCCGGCGTGAGTGTCGACGATACGACCTACGGCCCGAACTCGGCGTTCAACGTGTCGCTCCACAATCACGACGCGTCGCAGACCGGGTACGCGATCGACGGCATTCGCATCGGCGGCCCGCAGCAGCAGTTGCTGGGTTCGGCGCAGAGTTTGTTCACCGGCGCGAGCGTCAGCTTTACGCCGACTGCCGGATACCTCGGCGGAACGATCAACTACCAAACGCTTCGCCCAACCAAACAGTGGACGTACGACGCGCTGGGGACGATGGGCAACTACGGGGCCGGGACCTATTCGTTTGCGGTTTCGGGCGCGCTCTCGTCGCGGCTCGAGGTTGCGTTTCAGCACGCGTTCGATGCGCGCGACAGTTTCCTGAGCGGACTGCGCTATGCCGACCAGAGCGGCATCGCGTACGAGCACCTCGGCTCCAATCAATCGCGCGGCGATCTGCTGCGACTGAATTATACCTTCGACAAACGAACGTCGGCGGCGTTCTCCGGCATGCTGACGAACGCGTCGTACGCCCATATCTGCAGCGATTTCACGACGCTGCTTCCCTGCGGGTACGGCTCGATTCCAATGACCGTCAATCGTAACGGCTTTGCATCGATTCGTCTGAATTCGCTCGTTGGAAACGTCCAGACGAATCTTTCTTTTGGCGTGCCTTTCGGAGAATTCGAGACCGGTCAGGGCGTTCGCGTTGTGGGCGGCGTTGCGATGACGCCATATTCCTCGCACAACACCTACAACGGCTTCAACTTCGGCTTCGACGGCAGCCTGACGGCCCGGCGGCACACGGACAGCCTCGACGCGTACGAGAGCGCGTTCCGCGGGACATCCACCCAAACGTACAACGGCGTGCCGAGCCAGGTCGACCAGCCCATCGCCCGAACGTCGTGGTTCGGCTTCAGCGATCACGTCAAATCCAACGATAAGCTGGCGTTGACGCACTCCGTGAGCCTGGATTCGGGGACGGGCGCCGGTACGGCGCTGGTTCTCTCCGAGACTGCCGATTGGCAGCCTGCGAAGGCCGACGTCTACGAGGCAAGCGTCGAGGCGGGCAGCGCACAACCCGTATATGAAGGTCGTCTGGCGCTCGAAGATCCGCTGAGCGCCGACTTCGATTGCGCGAATCAGTCCGCGTACGTCGACGGATCCTCCGATCCGGCGCGCAAGCAGTCGTATCTCAACTACACGTTCTCCTGGCAGCACTCGTTTCGAGGCGGCAACGTGAAGGTTAGCGCGTATCGCGAAAACGACGGAGGACAACCGGTGCGCGCATCGGTTCCAATCGCGGCGGAACCTCCGGGTACGTTTCCCAACGGCCTCGCCGCCTATCTTGCCGGGTTGGCCGGCGCATGGAGCCTGCCAACGGTCTGCGGATCGATTCCGTTTAACGCCGGTCACGTCTACATGACGCAAAGTCTCAGCGGACTCGATGAGATCAACCGCGGATTCGATATCACGGCGCGCGTGCCGCTCGGACGCAATCTGTTCGCCCTGCCGACCTATACGGTTGGCAGCACGTTCTTGACCACCATCGATCCGCGCTTGCAGTTCCCCGGCAGCTACTACGGGATCGGTCTGCAGCTCCCGCACAAACCGCTGCGAAAAGCGGGCCTGACGATCGACAGCATCCTCCCGCGTCGACACCTGGAGCTCTTGCTCAACGCCGAGTTTACGAGCATCAACAATGCCGGCAATCTGCCGGCGTTCACGACGTACAATGCCGGACTCGTGTTTCGCCCCGAGGTTGGAACGATCACGTTGACGGAGTCGAATATGTTTGGGACCGACGCCGGTTTATTTACGCGGTACGACCGCGTCTATCCGATGCCGGTCGTCGGCGGCGGCTCGTTCGCGTTTTCCAGCACGCCGCTGCCGCCGCGCCAATGGACGATCACGTATCGCATCCCGTGGCATCAGCGCGTTGCGCGCGGCGGAACCGGCGTCGGCGCGGCGAAACAGACGCCATGA